One Alicyclobacillus acidoterrestris DNA window includes the following coding sequences:
- a CDS encoding AAA family ATPase gives MLKLLKWWWLFIKNIIVLIGPEGTGKTTIGKLLASHFNVNQYTLDRHRDELYNEMGYDAIHAKNLFADGGIWALYSYWKPFEAFSVKSIKRT, from the coding sequence ATGTTAAAGTTGCTTAAATGGTGGTGGTTATTTATCAAAAATATAATCGTTTTAATTGGTCCGGAGGGGACAGGGAAAACAACGATTGGAAAATTGCTTGCAAGTCACTTTAATGTCAACCAATACACGTTAGATCGACATCGAGATGAACTATACAACGAAATGGGATACGATGCTATCCATGCGAAAAACTTATTCGCGGATGGTGGAATTTGGGCTCTCTATTCGTATTGGAAACCATTTGAGGCATTTTCTGTAAAAAGTATTAAGAGAACTTGA
- a CDS encoding cupin domain-containing protein: MWGEICDGWHLVKQNNLSVIHERMPSGTSEVRHFHNKSRQFFFVLSGTATLEVSGEWHNIEALQGIEVPPGVPHQMINQSRHDIEFIVASQPISHGDRITVKS, from the coding sequence ATTTGGGGTGAAATTTGTGACGGATGGCATTTGGTTAAGCAGAATAATTTAAGTGTAATACATGAGAGAATGCCATCTGGGACGTCCGAAGTACGTCATTTTCATAATAAGTCGCGGCAATTCTTTTTTGTTTTGTCAGGTACAGCTACTTTGGAAGTGAGCGGAGAATGGCATAATATAGAGGCACTTCAAGGAATAGAAGTGCCACCTGGTGTTCCGCATCAAATGATCAACCAATCGCGACACGATATAGAGTTCATTGTAGCGTCGCAACCTATAAGTCACGGGGATCGTATTACAGTCAAAAGTTAA
- a CDS encoding IS256 family transposase, with product MAQYQITLNDDSLKDLFLQDGGVAKLVEQVLNQVLQAQVTEQLKASPYERTEERRGYRNGTLPHPITTRVGRLILQVPRIRNGEFSTELFARYQRSEQALVIALMEMVINGVSTRKVAQITEELCGTEFSKSTVSALCKRLDPIVAAWNERSLREHRYPFVLVDALVVRIREDGRVRPRAVMIAVGINEDGYREILGLMIGDSESEASWRAFFAWLKSRDLRDLDIVVSDSHAGLVRALQTEFQGCTWHRCQTHFMRNLLDATPKSLHEDVYTRVRAILDAPDIQTARLLKDKFAEEYAERAPKAVKVLEDGFDDVTAVLALPERYRRRLRTTNGVERLNEEIRRRERVIRIFPNRESVIRLIGALLMEIDEAWTTGRCYLNMEEYWKWRKEQEVSDQQESDAHQPLSRL from the coding sequence ATGGCTCAATACCAGATTACCCTGAATGACGATTCTTTGAAAGACCTCTTTCTGCAGGATGGGGGTGTCGCGAAGTTGGTCGAACAGGTGCTGAATCAGGTATTACAGGCTCAGGTCACGGAACAGCTGAAAGCGAGTCCGTATGAGCGGACTGAGGAGCGGCGAGGGTACCGTAACGGAACATTGCCTCATCCCATCACGACACGTGTTGGTCGGCTCATCCTGCAGGTTCCACGGATTCGCAATGGCGAGTTTTCAACGGAGCTGTTTGCCCGCTATCAGCGCAGTGAACAGGCACTGGTGATTGCGTTGATGGAGATGGTGATAAACGGTGTATCGACACGCAAGGTGGCCCAGATCACGGAGGAGCTTTGTGGGACGGAATTTTCTAAGTCCACAGTGTCGGCGCTGTGCAAGCGGTTGGATCCAATCGTCGCAGCGTGGAACGAGCGCAGCTTGCGGGAGCACCGATATCCGTTCGTCCTGGTCGATGCACTGGTGGTGAGGATTCGGGAAGACGGGCGTGTTCGGCCTCGAGCTGTGATGATTGCCGTAGGTATTAACGAAGATGGATATCGCGAGATTCTGGGCCTGATGATTGGTGACAGTGAGTCAGAGGCAAGCTGGCGGGCGTTCTTTGCTTGGCTCAAATCACGGGACTTACGAGACCTAGACATTGTGGTTTCAGACAGTCATGCAGGACTCGTCCGTGCCCTTCAGACGGAATTCCAAGGCTGTACCTGGCACAGATGTCAGACACACTTTATGCGCAATCTGTTGGACGCTACACCAAAGTCACTGCACGAGGATGTCTACACACGTGTACGGGCCATCCTGGATGCGCCCGATATCCAAACAGCTCGACTACTCAAAGACAAGTTTGCCGAGGAGTACGCTGAGCGGGCACCCAAGGCCGTGAAAGTGCTGGAGGATGGGTTCGACGATGTAACTGCGGTGCTGGCTTTGCCTGAGCGTTATCGCCGGCGATTGCGCACGACCAACGGTGTGGAGCGACTGAACGAAGAAATCCGGCGCCGTGAGCGCGTCATACGCATCTTCCCCAACCGGGAGTCAGTGATACGGCTGATCGGGGCACTGCTGATGGAGATTGACGAGGCGTGGACAACAGGCCGTTGCTACCTGAACATGGAAGAATACTGGAAGTGGCGCAAGGAGCAAGAAGTCTCAGACCAACAAGAAAGTGACGCCCATCAGCCGTTGAGTAGATTGTGA